In one Culex quinquefasciatus strain JHB chromosome 2, VPISU_Cqui_1.0_pri_paternal, whole genome shotgun sequence genomic region, the following are encoded:
- the LOC6053782 gene encoding uncharacterized protein LOC6053782: MKKSTLLVSVILFYSVKISVDAKIKTYKRYKAPQFSDAQSNDDETEESKYYVDNEFPMLPGELDLYDPQAPGGLLSQSRPRQPPPSSSPTPSAKPTKPSRKPSRRPKPTGSGRKPDKACDPSKPRRCKVKIVKTENVKIAAPRVTDQGVFPTDAKRSKGTFYDADGKKLDPVSANSRFYVFGKVNRKRVLKEEEVDHLEGDSYAFNHDAKVSGLTVEISVTLYTESSLQLDVYSNGTKKLTFRTGKDDIASLELKWYG, translated from the exons atgaaaaaatctacGCTTCTAGTTTctgttatacttttttattcagTGAAAATCTCAGTTGATGCCAAGA TCAAAACCTACAAAAGATATAAAGCTCCACAGTTCAGCGATGCCCAATCAAATGACGATGAAACAGAAGAGTCAAAGTACTACGTGGATAACGAATTCCCAATGCTACCGGGAGAACTAGATCTGTACGACCCGCAAGCTCCCGGTGGATTGCTTTCCCAAAGTAGGCCACGCCAACCCCCACCATCATCATCGCCAACACCTTCGGCAAAGCCTACTAAGCCGTCAAGGAAGCCCTCAAGAAGACCAAAACCAACCGGAAGTGGTCGTAAACCCGACAAAGCATGCGATCCCAGTAAGCCACGTCGATGCAAGGTGAAAATCGTCAAGACAGAAAACGTCAAAATCGCTGCACCCCGAGTGACGGATCAGGGCGTTTTTCCGACCGACGCGAAGCGTTCCAAAGGAACCTTCTACGATGCCGATGGGAAGAAGCTTGATCCAGTTAGTGCAAACAGTCGATTCTACGTTTTTGGGAAAGTCAACAGGAAACGGGTTTTGAAGGAAGAAGAGGTGGATCACTTGGAGGGCGATTCGTATGCATTCAATCATGATGCTAAAGTTAGTGGTCTTACGGTGGAAATTTCCGTAACATTGTACACGGAATCGTCACTTCAGCTTGACGTTTATTCGAATGGAACCAAAAAATTAACGTTCCGAACTGGCAAGGATGATATAGCTTCATTGGAGCTCAAGTGGTATGGTTAA